The Arachis hypogaea cultivar Tifrunner chromosome 14, arahy.Tifrunner.gnm2.J5K5, whole genome shotgun sequence genome has a segment encoding these proteins:
- the LOC140178579 gene encoding uncharacterized protein, whose translation MHEIQNVARDYINGEKHGTSAEDAPFVISARIGTGLVRRILVDTGADSNILFRGAFDKLGLRNENLQTHRNGITGLGDNFLKPDGSITLPLTIGTGNQRKTILSEFVVLKDSTAYNVILERKTINDFSAIIFTKCLLMKFITEDGSISTIHGDREVAAECDNTSLALRKKSHDVAGIFLADLDARQDSQPRPEPEGDMEKLQVGQTKDEYTFINRNHPYDLKEDLSQLLKQNRDLFAFTPADMPGINPDLMSHRLAVDPKAKPVAQRRRKMSSDRAAEVKRQVKALLEANFIRELPYTTWLANVVLVKKSNGKWRIFMDAYSGDNQIPMHRPDEEKTAFITPDGTYCYTVMPFGLKNAGATYQRLVNKIF comes from the exons atgcacgagatccagaaCGTCGCCAGAGACTACATAAACGGCGAGAAA CACGGCACCTCAGCCGAAGACGCACCTTTCGTCATCTCGGCAAGAATCGGAACAGGATTAGTTCGAAGAATACTGGTGGACACCGGCGCAGACTCCAACATCCTCTTCCGaggagccttcgacaagctcgggctCCGCAACGAAAATCTCCAAACACACCGCAACGGCATCAcgggactcggagacaacttccTCAAACCTGACGGTTCCATCACGCTCCCCCTCACCATAGGGACAGGCAACCAAAGGAAGACAATTCTATCCGAATTTGTGGTCCTAAAAGACTCCACCGCCTACAACGTCATCCTCGAAAGAAAAACAATCAATGACTTCTCTGCCATCATCTTTACCAAATGCCTCCTTATGAAATTCATAACGGAAGACGGCTCCATCAGTACTATCCACGGAGACCGGGAAGTCGCAGCAGAATGTGACAACACCAGCCTAGCTTTACGGAAAAAGTCTCACGACGTGGCTGGGATATTCTTAGCCGACCTGGACGCCCGACAAGACAGCCAACCTAGGCCAGAACCAGAAGGCGACATGGAAAAACTACAAGTAGGGCAAACCAAAGACGAATACACCTTTATCAACAGGAACCACCCATACGACCTTAAAGAAGATCTCTCCCAATTATTGAAACAAAACAGAGACTTGTTCGCTTTCACACCAGCCGACATGCCTGGAATAAACCCCGACTTAATGTCCCACCGGCTAGCCGTAGATCCCAAAGCCAAACCCGTGGCACAAAGGAGACGAAAAATGTCGTCAGACCGAGCGGCCGAGGTCAAAAGACAAGTAAAAGCCCTACTCGAAGCAAACTTCATTAGGGAACTACCCTACACGACGTGGTTGGCAAACGTCGTACTAGTAAAGAAGTccaacgggaagtggcgaat ctttatggatgcatactccggCGATAATCAAATACCTATGCACCGACCCGATGAGGAAAAAACAGCATTCATCACCCCCGACGGGACGTACTGCTACACAGTCATGCCCTTCGGCCTGAAGAACGCCGGAGCCACCTACCAAAGACTTGTCAACAAGATATTCTAG